A segment of the Synechococcales cyanobacterium T60_A2020_003 genome:
CTCGTCCCCGTCCTGATCTGATTCTGCTCGATTTGGAATTGGCTGGGGAATCCCCAGACTCTGAGGCATTCACAGGGTATGACCTGCTTTCGATGCTCAAAACGGATTCCCGCCTCAAGCGGATTCCCATCATTGTCTTAACGATGTCTGACAGCCCAGAGGATATCGTGAAAACCTACACGGTTCAGGGCAATTGTTATGTCATTCGTCCGGGCGATCGCGATCAGCTCGTGCAAACCATTCAGCGGATTGAAGACTTTTGGCTCAACATTGTAACGCTTCCCAGTGAGTAGTCACTTCTCAATCTTGAATAGGCTTAAACCTACTTGTCGGAATTCAAACAATCGGCAATTTTTGATACGTTATACCCGCCTTTAAATAAGAAATTACGTTGCTTTATTGAGAGAAACTACGTTTTATTTCGCAGTTTTCTAACCTTCCGTTTTATTTAACGATTTGACCCCGAGCGATCGAGAGGTAATGATCTATTGTCGAAGTAAGGGATGCTGTGTTCTTGTGGTTCTTCATAGGTAAGCTTCTCAGGACAATATAGCGCTTCTTCCACAACACGGAGGCGACCTAACACGGAGGCAAACACCATGAGCAGCCAGAGCCTGAATATTTCAGACCATCGTCTTTCCAACTTAAAGCAGCCCTCC
Coding sequences within it:
- a CDS encoding response regulator, coding for MQDCSTQRLVLVWQSDSAYRSLIQKVLAEHDAHPNVVVIDYMQDASDFLQCQGNYTARPRPDLILLDLELAGESPDSEAFTGYDLLSMLKTDSRLKRIPIIVLTMSDSPEDIVKTYTVQGNCYVIRPGDRDQLVQTIQRIEDFWLNIVTLPSE